From a region of the Paraburkholderia hospita genome:
- the panD gene encoding aspartate 1-decarboxylase: MQRNMLKSKIHRAVVTHCELHYEGSCAIDENLLEAANIVENERIDIWNINNGERFSTYAIKGERGSGMISLNGSAARRAQLGDLVIIAAFANVDEEELKAGWKPDLVFVDENNVIKGSRDHVPTQSWS; the protein is encoded by the coding sequence ATGCAACGCAACATGCTGAAGTCGAAGATTCACCGCGCAGTCGTCACGCACTGCGAACTGCACTACGAAGGCTCGTGCGCGATCGACGAGAACCTGCTCGAAGCGGCGAACATCGTCGAAAACGAGCGCATCGATATCTGGAACATCAACAACGGCGAGCGCTTTTCGACGTACGCGATCAAGGGCGAGCGCGGCAGCGGCATGATCTCGCTGAACGGCTCGGCGGCGCGGCGCGCGCAACTGGGCGATCTGGTGATCATCGCGGCGTTCGCGAACGTCGACGAAGAAGAATTGAAGGCGGGCTGGAAGCCGGATCTGGTGTTCGTCGACGAAAACAACGTGATCAAGGGCAGCCGCGACCACGTGCCGACGCAAAGCTGGAGCTGA
- a CDS encoding segregation and condensation protein A, with translation MTIADEARAASGQSDAALAAPATDSTPNTVDGIAFARLYGEPLFKLPQDLYIPPDALEVFLETFEGPLDLLLYLIRKQNFNVLDIPMAEVTNQYLGYVEQLRKTNLELAAEYLLMAAMLIEIKSRMLLPVKKADTGDEAEDPRAELVRRLLEYEQMKLAAQRLDQLPQLGRDFLRAEVYIEQSITPRFPDVNTDDLRSAWADVIKRAKLVQHHRISREELSVREHMSVILRRLQGARFMEFSELFDTTRGVPVVVVNFIAMLELSRESLIEITQAEPFAPIYVRLAYLPA, from the coding sequence GTGACCATCGCCGACGAGGCCCGCGCCGCTTCGGGACAGTCCGACGCAGCGCTCGCCGCGCCCGCTACCGACTCGACGCCCAACACCGTCGACGGCATCGCTTTCGCTCGCCTGTACGGCGAGCCGCTCTTCAAGCTGCCGCAGGATCTCTACATCCCGCCCGACGCGCTCGAAGTCTTTCTGGAGACGTTCGAAGGCCCGCTGGATCTGCTGCTGTACCTGATCCGCAAGCAGAACTTCAACGTGCTCGACATTCCGATGGCCGAAGTCACGAACCAGTATCTCGGCTATGTCGAACAGTTGCGCAAGACCAATCTCGAACTCGCCGCCGAATATCTGCTGATGGCCGCGATGCTCATCGAGATCAAGTCGCGCATGCTGCTGCCCGTGAAGAAAGCGGACACGGGCGATGAAGCGGAAGACCCGCGCGCCGAACTGGTCCGCCGTCTGCTCGAATACGAGCAGATGAAGCTCGCCGCGCAGCGTCTGGACCAGTTGCCGCAACTCGGACGCGATTTCCTGCGCGCCGAGGTGTATATCGAGCAAAGCATCACGCCACGCTTCCCGGACGTAAACACGGACGACCTGCGCTCCGCGTGGGCCGACGTGATCAAGCGCGCGAAGCTCGTCCAGCATCACAGGATTTCGCGCGAAGAGCTGTCCGTGCGCGAGCACATGAGCGTGATCCTGCGCAGGCTGCAGGGCGCACGCTTCATGGAGTTTTCCGAACTGTTCGACACGACGCGCGGCGTACCCGTCGTCGTCGTGAACTTCATCGCGATGCTCGAACTGTCGCGTGAATCGTTGATCGAGATCACGCAAGCCGAGCCGTTCGCGCCGATTTACGTGCGGCTGGCCTATCTGCCGGCCTGA
- a CDS encoding DUF3460 family protein yields MYQSDITQFLNQLKSQKPTLEEEQRRGRSLLWDKQPIDLDERAANQEARVKQNSYVYYQNF; encoded by the coding sequence ATGTATCAATCGGATATCACGCAGTTCCTGAATCAACTGAAGTCGCAAAAGCCCACCCTGGAAGAGGAGCAGCGCCGCGGCCGCTCGCTGCTGTGGGACAAGCAGCCGATCGACCTCGACGAGCGCGCAGCCAATCAGGAAGCACGCGTGAAGCAGAACTCGTACGTCTACTACCAGAACTTCTAA
- the cobU gene encoding bifunctional adenosylcobinamide kinase/adenosylcobinamide-phosphate guanylyltransferase: MISRDLTFVLGGARSGKSLHAEQLASASALPVTYVATARIGDDEFAARVARHRERRPAQWALLEAPLDLPQAIASIDQPEHCVLIDCLTLWLANLLCPADGSPPLADYLDRFAALETTLAQARAKIIVVSNEIGLGVVPLGAATRLYVDELGRLNQRIAAVSTQATMMVAGLPLQLKPASRA; encoded by the coding sequence ATGATTTCCCGCGACCTCACCTTCGTCCTCGGCGGCGCGCGCTCGGGCAAGAGCCTGCACGCCGAACAACTCGCGAGCGCGAGCGCGTTGCCCGTGACCTATGTCGCGACCGCGCGCATTGGCGACGACGAGTTCGCTGCGCGCGTCGCGCGTCATCGCGAACGGCGGCCCGCGCAATGGGCCTTGCTCGAAGCGCCGCTCGATTTGCCGCAAGCCATCGCGTCGATCGATCAGCCTGAGCACTGCGTGCTGATCGACTGCCTGACCTTGTGGCTCGCGAACCTGCTCTGCCCGGCCGACGGCTCGCCGCCGCTAGCCGATTACCTCGACCGTTTCGCCGCGCTCGAAACGACGCTCGCGCAGGCGCGCGCGAAGATCATTGTCGTCAGCAACGAGATCGGCCTTGGCGTCGTGCCGCTCGGCGCGGCGACGCGTCTGTATGTCGACGAGCTTGGCCGTCTCAACCAACGCATCGCTGCGGTCAGCACGCAGGCAACGATGATGGTCGCGGGCCTGCCGCTGCAACTGAAACCCGCGAGCCGCGCATGA
- a CDS encoding DoxX family protein: MNPTVDSKPELAATILRVALAVLYLAHSLQKIFVFTLPGTAQFFQSIGYPGWLGYLTAFVELAGGIALLLGVQVRWVALVLLPFMLGALSVHLPNGWGFASPHGGWEYPAFWAVTLIVQSLLGNGLYAVGGVKAASIGQARKAA, translated from the coding sequence ATGAACCCGACCGTCGACAGCAAACCCGAGCTTGCCGCCACGATCCTGCGCGTCGCGCTAGCCGTGTTGTATCTTGCGCACAGCCTGCAGAAGATCTTCGTCTTCACGCTGCCGGGCACGGCGCAATTCTTCCAGTCGATCGGTTATCCTGGCTGGCTCGGCTATCTGACGGCCTTCGTCGAGCTGGCCGGCGGCATCGCGCTGTTGCTCGGCGTGCAGGTCCGCTGGGTCGCGCTGGTGCTGCTGCCGTTCATGCTCGGCGCGCTGTCGGTGCATCTGCCGAACGGCTGGGGCTTCGCGTCGCCGCATGGCGGCTGGGAGTATCCGGCGTTCTGGGCGGTCACGCTCATCGTGCAGTCGCTGCTCGGCAATGGCCTGTATGCAGTGGGCGGCGTGAAGGCGGCATCGATTGGTCAGGCGCGCAAGGCGGCTTGA
- a CDS encoding cobyric acid synthase, which translates to MIQGTTSDAGKSTLVAGLCRLARRSGARVAPFKPQNMALNSAVTVDGGEIGRAQALQAVAAGIDAHTDLNPVLLKPTSDRGAQVIIHGKARMNLDARAYHDYKPVAFEAVLESYARLKASYDTIFVEGAGSPAEINLRERDIANMGFAEAVDCPVVLVADIDRGGVFAHLTGTLACLSETEQARVRGFVINRFRGDVSLLQPGLDWLEAKTGKPVLGVVPYLHGLTLDAEDMLPRELRASNEDGLEMLRVVVPVLPHISNHTDFDALRAHPQVDFHYVRAGSTPPPADLIILPGSKNVQGDLAFLRAQGWDDVLQRHLRYGGRVIGICGGMQMLGREVADPYGVEGPPATVAGLGWLDFSTTLTREKTLKNVTGRLATEAAGISGYEIHMGETQGPALDAPALLLADETGGLRPDGARSADGQILATYVHGLFDTPAACASLLAWAGLREAEAIDYPALREASLERLADTLAEHLDLKRLWAAVG; encoded by the coding sequence ATGATTCAAGGCACGACGTCCGATGCGGGCAAGAGCACGCTCGTCGCCGGTCTGTGCCGTCTCGCGCGGCGCTCGGGTGCGCGGGTCGCGCCGTTCAAGCCGCAGAACATGGCGCTCAACAGCGCAGTGACCGTCGACGGCGGCGAGATCGGCCGCGCGCAGGCATTGCAGGCGGTGGCCGCGGGCATCGACGCGCATACCGATCTCAACCCCGTGCTGCTCAAGCCGACCAGCGACCGCGGCGCGCAGGTGATCATCCACGGCAAGGCGCGCATGAATCTCGATGCGCGCGCGTATCACGACTACAAGCCCGTCGCGTTCGAAGCGGTGCTCGAATCGTATGCGCGGCTGAAGGCGTCGTACGACACGATCTTCGTCGAAGGCGCGGGCAGTCCCGCTGAGATCAATCTGCGCGAGCGCGACATCGCGAACATGGGTTTCGCGGAAGCTGTCGATTGCCCCGTCGTGCTGGTCGCCGATATCGATCGAGGCGGCGTGTTCGCGCATCTGACGGGCACGCTCGCCTGTCTGTCCGAGACCGAGCAGGCACGCGTGCGTGGCTTCGTGATCAACCGCTTTCGTGGCGACGTGAGCCTGTTGCAGCCGGGGCTCGACTGGCTGGAAGCGAAGACGGGCAAGCCCGTGCTCGGCGTCGTGCCGTATCTGCACGGTCTCACGCTCGATGCCGAAGACATGCTGCCGCGCGAATTGCGTGCGTCGAATGAGGATGGTCTGGAGATGCTGCGCGTCGTCGTGCCGGTGCTGCCGCACATCAGCAATCACACGGATTTCGATGCGCTGCGCGCCCATCCGCAAGTCGATTTCCATTACGTGCGTGCGGGCAGCACGCCGCCGCCCGCGGATCTCATCATCCTGCCAGGCTCGAAGAACGTGCAGGGCGATCTGGCGTTTCTGCGCGCACAGGGCTGGGATGACGTGCTGCAACGGCATTTGCGCTACGGCGGGCGGGTGATCGGCATTTGCGGCGGCATGCAGATGCTTGGGCGCGAGGTGGCGGACCCGTATGGCGTCGAAGGGCCGCCCGCGACGGTGGCCGGGCTCGGCTGGCTCGACTTCTCGACGACGCTCACGCGCGAGAAGACGCTCAAGAACGTGACGGGACGCCTCGCCACCGAAGCTGCCGGAATCTCCGGCTATGAGATTCACATGGGCGAGACGCAAGGGCCAGCGCTCGATGCGCCCGCGCTGCTGCTCGCCGACGAGACAGGCGGCCTGCGCCCCGACGGCGCCCGTTCCGCCGACGGCCAGATTCTCGCGACCTACGTACATGGTCTGTTCGACACGCCCGCCGCGTGCGCGTCGCTGCTCGCGTGGGCGGGGTTGAGGGAAGCCGAGGCGATCGACTATCCGGCGCTGCGCGAGGCGTCGCTGGAGCGCCTCGCCGATACGCTCGCCGAACATCTCGATCTGAAGCGCTTGTGGGCGGCCGTTGGTTGA
- the panC gene encoding pantoate--beta-alanine ligase, whose translation MKVISSIQELRDQLRGQNRTAFVPTMGNLHEGHLSLMRLARQHGDPVVASIFVNRLQFGPNEDFDKYPRTLQADIDKLQKENVYVLFAPTERDMYPQPQEYRVHPPHDLGDILEGEFRPGFFTGVCTVVMKLMSCVQPRVAVFGKKDYQQLMIVRAMTEQFALPCDIIAAETVRDADGLALSSRNRFLTEAERAEAPMLAVALARVREGVLSGNRDFAKLEQEAVASLAARGWKPDYIAIRKRSNLVAPAAHELDAPLVVLAAAKLGATRLIDNLEI comes from the coding sequence ATGAAAGTCATCAGCTCGATCCAGGAATTGCGCGACCAGTTGCGCGGCCAGAACCGCACCGCCTTCGTGCCGACGATGGGCAACCTGCACGAGGGCCATCTGTCGCTGATGCGCCTCGCGCGCCAGCACGGCGACCCGGTGGTGGCGAGCATCTTCGTGAACCGCCTGCAGTTCGGACCGAACGAAGACTTCGACAAGTATCCGCGCACGCTCCAGGCCGACATCGACAAGCTGCAGAAGGAAAACGTCTACGTGCTGTTCGCGCCGACGGAACGGGACATGTACCCGCAGCCGCAGGAATACCGCGTGCATCCGCCGCACGATCTCGGCGACATCCTCGAAGGCGAGTTCCGCCCCGGCTTCTTCACGGGCGTGTGCACGGTCGTGATGAAGCTGATGTCGTGCGTGCAGCCGCGCGTCGCCGTGTTCGGCAAGAAGGATTACCAGCAGTTGATGATCGTGCGCGCGATGACCGAGCAGTTCGCGCTGCCGTGCGACATCATCGCCGCCGAAACCGTCCGAGATGCCGACGGCCTCGCGCTCAGCTCGCGCAACCGCTTTCTGACGGAGGCCGAGCGCGCCGAGGCGCCGATGCTCGCCGTCGCGCTCGCGCGCGTGCGCGAAGGCGTGCTGTCGGGCAATCGCGACTTTGCGAAGCTGGAGCAGGAAGCCGTGGCGTCGCTGGCTGCGCGCGGCTGGAAGCCGGACTACATCGCGATCCGCAAGCGTTCGAACCTCGTCGCGCCCGCCGCGCACGAGCTGGACGCGCCTCTCGTCGTGCTCGCCGCCGCGAAGCTCGGCGCGACGCGCCTGATCGACAACCTCGAAATCTGA
- a CDS encoding cobalamin-binding protein: MRLSRSLRALTATCTLAITAHAHAAIDVVDDTGATVTLAQPAQRVISLAPHVTEMIYAAGGGAKLVGAVAYSDYPPAAKQVPRVGDNKSLDLERIVALKPDLIVVWRHGNAQRQTDRLRELHIPLYFSEPHRLDDIAVSLTKLGTLLGTSSSADAAARTYRDEIARLRTRYSTQPVVSVFYQVWDEPLMTLNGEHMISDVIALCGGRNVFAKLEPLVPTVSTEAVLAANPEAIVTAAPGATQPDRPLPSLDKWKAWPGMTAVARNNLFAIDGDLINRPAPRLAQGAAQLCEDLDVARSRRAGH, encoded by the coding sequence ATGCGACTTTCCCGATCACTTCGCGCACTGACCGCAACCTGCACGCTCGCCATCACAGCGCACGCGCATGCGGCCATCGACGTCGTCGACGACACGGGCGCGACCGTCACGCTCGCACAGCCCGCACAACGCGTGATCAGCCTCGCGCCGCACGTAACGGAAATGATTTACGCAGCGGGCGGCGGCGCGAAGCTCGTCGGCGCGGTCGCGTACAGCGACTATCCGCCCGCAGCGAAACAGGTGCCGCGCGTCGGCGACAACAAGTCGCTCGATCTCGAACGCATCGTCGCGTTGAAGCCCGATCTGATCGTCGTGTGGCGGCATGGCAATGCGCAGCGGCAGACCGACCGCCTGCGCGAGTTGCACATTCCGCTCTACTTCAGCGAGCCGCATCGACTCGACGATATCGCCGTATCGCTGACGAAGCTCGGCACGCTGCTCGGCACGTCGTCATCCGCCGACGCAGCGGCGCGCACCTATCGCGACGAGATCGCGCGGCTGCGCACGCGTTATTCGACACAACCGGTCGTCAGCGTGTTCTATCAGGTATGGGACGAGCCGTTGATGACGCTCAACGGCGAGCACATGATCAGCGACGTGATCGCGCTATGCGGCGGACGCAACGTGTTTGCGAAGCTCGAACCGCTGGTGCCGACGGTATCGACGGAAGCGGTGCTGGCCGCCAATCCCGAAGCGATCGTCACGGCCGCACCCGGCGCGACGCAGCCCGACCGCCCGCTGCCGTCGCTCGACAAATGGAAAGCATGGCCCGGCATGACGGCTGTGGCGCGCAACAACCTGTTTGCGATCGACGGTGATCTGATCAATCGCCCCGCGCCGCGTCTCGCGCAAGGTGCGGCGCAACTGTGCGAAGACCTCGACGTCGCGCGCTCGCGCCGCGCGGGCCACTGA
- a CDS encoding PaaI family thioesterase, which translates to MSKLRSEYTIDRLHERQKGSLPGLLGVHVTGLEEGALTAELTVRSELLAPNGFLHAATVIGLADTACGYACLAHLPDNARNFTTIELKSNFLGTSTEGTIRAVAKAVHLGRSTQVWDATVTAPDGKTMALFRCTQIVLY; encoded by the coding sequence ATGAGCAAACTTCGCAGCGAATACACGATCGACCGGCTTCACGAACGCCAGAAAGGCTCGCTGCCGGGCTTGCTGGGCGTGCACGTCACAGGCCTTGAAGAAGGCGCGCTGACGGCCGAGCTGACCGTGCGCAGCGAGCTGCTCGCGCCGAACGGCTTCCTGCACGCGGCCACCGTGATCGGTCTCGCCGATACCGCCTGCGGCTACGCGTGCCTCGCGCATCTGCCCGACAACGCGCGCAATTTCACGACGATCGAGCTGAAGAGCAACTTCCTCGGGACTTCGACGGAAGGAACGATCCGCGCCGTCGCGAAGGCTGTGCATCTGGGCCGCAGCACGCAGGTGTGGGACGCGACTGTGACGGCGCCCGACGGCAAGACGATGGCGCTGTTTCGCTGTACGCAGATTGTCTTGTACTGA
- a CDS encoding autotransporter assembly complex protein TamA → MAGWAIERSRKHRNESTVTGRHAMQRASFAAMLLRACLSCGFCVLLLGTTHAHAARAKPTYEVDVEAEPRSLRKLLEEHLDISRFAKREDISPEQFDFLVTATPQQVRDLTSTQGYFTPVVRTDVRTIDDKKVVRVSVDPGPRTTISSISLSFRGPVLTEDPEQENKTRFAFSLHEGEPFTQTDWDDAKGASLKALQSRRYLGAKISRSEARIDPRTHDAKLSVTFDSGPTFTMGKLDVEGTRRYPERIVRNVNPISPGEVYDVQRVTELQRQLQNTPYYASVAIDVGNDTEKPLDTPLHVKVSEFPYNSVRGGVGYSTDTGAHVQGSYSYLDTFGAAWPFTVAGRLDQIQQYGQVSLAMPPGLRGWTNSALVSYTSTNVSDTRIYSLRAGVQRTRTSQYIDYAYSLLYYQDRLDQNTQAPTTSRALVPGWSWTRRNTDDPLFPRSGNLIHVEAGFAVKGVATDQTFIRGYARGQQYVPVGARDLVLFRAELGGVFTSGPSSGVPASLLFRAGGSNSVRGYGYQSIGNNVGGSILPTKYLVTATSEYQHWFNRDWGAAAFFDIGTATDAWDEKVFYPGVGLGARWRSPVGPVNIDLAYGTRNRSVRPYLTLGIAF, encoded by the coding sequence TTGGCGGGGTGGGCCATCGAGCGGTCGCGCAAGCATCGCAACGAAAGCACCGTGACAGGCCGTCACGCGATGCAGCGCGCGTCGTTTGCGGCGATGCTGCTGCGCGCATGTCTGTCGTGCGGGTTCTGCGTGCTGCTGCTCGGCACGACGCACGCCCATGCCGCGCGCGCCAAGCCGACTTACGAGGTCGACGTGGAAGCGGAGCCGCGTTCGTTGCGCAAGCTGCTCGAAGAGCATCTGGACATTTCCCGATTCGCGAAGCGCGAGGACATCAGCCCCGAGCAATTCGACTTTCTCGTGACGGCGACGCCGCAGCAGGTGCGCGATCTGACGTCGACGCAAGGCTATTTCACGCCCGTCGTGCGAACCGACGTGCGCACCATCGACGACAAAAAGGTCGTGCGCGTCTCCGTCGATCCCGGACCGCGCACGACCATTTCTTCGATTTCACTGTCGTTTCGCGGCCCGGTGCTGACGGAAGACCCCGAGCAGGAAAACAAGACGCGCTTTGCGTTCTCGCTGCACGAGGGCGAACCGTTCACGCAGACGGACTGGGACGACGCGAAGGGCGCGTCGCTCAAGGCGCTGCAGTCGCGCCGCTATCTGGGCGCGAAAATCTCGCGCTCGGAAGCGCGGATCGATCCGCGCACGCACGACGCGAAGCTGTCCGTCACCTTCGACAGCGGCCCCACGTTCACGATGGGCAAGCTGGACGTCGAGGGCACGCGGCGCTATCCGGAACGTATCGTCAGGAACGTCAATCCGATCTCGCCGGGCGAAGTCTACGATGTCCAGCGCGTGACCGAGCTGCAGCGCCAGTTGCAGAACACGCCGTACTACGCGAGCGTCGCGATCGATGTCGGCAACGACACGGAAAAGCCGCTCGATACCCCCTTGCACGTGAAGGTCAGCGAGTTTCCGTACAACAGCGTGCGCGGCGGCGTCGGCTATTCGACGGACACGGGCGCGCATGTGCAGGGCTCGTATTCGTATCTCGACACGTTCGGCGCGGCCTGGCCGTTTACCGTCGCTGGCCGGCTCGACCAGATCCAGCAGTACGGCCAGGTGAGCCTTGCGATGCCGCCGGGCCTGCGCGGCTGGACCAACAGCGCGCTCGTGTCGTACACCAGCACCAACGTGTCCGACACGCGCATCTACAGCTTGCGCGCGGGCGTGCAGCGCACGCGGACGTCGCAGTACATCGACTACGCGTACTCGCTGCTCTACTACCAGGACAGGCTGGACCAGAATACCCAGGCGCCGACCACGAGCCGCGCGCTCGTGCCCGGATGGTCATGGACGCGCCGCAATACCGACGACCCTCTGTTTCCGCGCTCTGGCAACCTGATCCACGTCGAGGCGGGCTTCGCGGTCAAGGGCGTGGCGACCGACCAGACCTTCATTCGCGGCTATGCGCGCGGCCAGCAATACGTGCCCGTCGGCGCGCGGGACCTCGTCCTGTTTCGCGCGGAGCTGGGCGGCGTGTTCACGAGCGGGCCGTCGAGCGGCGTGCCCGCGTCGCTGCTGTTCCGCGCGGGCGGCTCGAACTCGGTGCGCGGCTACGGGTATCAGAGCATCGGTAATAACGTCGGCGGCTCGATTCTGCCGACCAAGTACCTCGTGACGGCCACTTCCGAATATCAGCACTGGTTCAACCGCGACTGGGGCGCGGCCGCGTTCTTCGACATCGGCACGGCCACCGACGCGTGGGACGAGAAAGTCTTCTATCCGGGCGTCGGCCTGGGCGCGCGATGGCGCAGCCCCGTCGGCCCGGTCAACATCGATCTCGCGTACGGCACGCGCAACCGCAGCGTGCGGCCGTATCTGACGCTCGGTATCGCGTTCTGA
- the cbiB gene encoding adenosylcobinamide-phosphate synthase CbiB, with protein sequence MMLLSLPLVATLATAAVAVDKWLGEPRRAHPLVGFGKLAAKLEAALNTGRRGRLFGIFAWLLAVAPPVLVATWLVLTLPLIWSCALHVALLYFALGARSLHDHIEPIGRALAKRDLAQARVLTARIVSRETSHADESALSRAAVESALENGNDAIFGALFWFAIFGGPGALAFRLANTLDAMWGYRTPRYLRFGWAAARFDDVLNYVPARLTALSYALLGDTRTALQCWREQAPRWDSPNAGPVMASGAGSLNVLLGGAAVYHGVIEQRPTLGAGHTASAQHIEAALILVERSVILWLAMFIALALLSVPFQS encoded by the coding sequence ATGATGCTGCTGTCCTTGCCGCTTGTCGCGACGCTCGCCACGGCCGCCGTCGCCGTCGACAAATGGCTCGGCGAACCGCGCCGCGCGCATCCGCTGGTCGGCTTCGGCAAGCTCGCAGCGAAACTCGAAGCCGCCCTGAACACGGGCCGGCGCGGCCGGCTGTTCGGCATTTTCGCGTGGCTGCTTGCCGTCGCGCCGCCCGTTCTGGTCGCCACGTGGCTCGTGCTGACGCTGCCGTTGATCTGGTCCTGCGCGCTACATGTCGCGCTGCTTTACTTCGCGCTCGGCGCGCGCAGCTTGCACGATCACATCGAGCCGATCGGCCGCGCGCTCGCGAAACGCGATCTCGCGCAAGCGCGCGTGTTGACGGCGCGCATCGTGTCGCGCGAAACATCGCATGCGGACGAAAGCGCGCTGTCGCGTGCCGCCGTCGAATCGGCATTGGAAAACGGCAACGATGCGATCTTCGGCGCGCTGTTCTGGTTTGCGATCTTCGGCGGTCCGGGAGCGCTGGCATTCCGTCTCGCGAATACGCTCGATGCGATGTGGGGTTATCGCACACCGCGCTATCTGCGCTTCGGCTGGGCAGCCGCGCGTTTCGACGACGTGCTCAACTATGTGCCCGCGCGTCTGACGGCACTCAGTTACGCGCTGCTCGGCGACACGCGCACAGCATTGCAATGCTGGCGCGAACAGGCGCCGCGCTGGGACAGTCCGAACGCGGGACCCGTGATGGCATCTGGCGCGGGCAGCCTCAATGTGCTGCTCGGCGGGGCAGCGGTCTATCACGGCGTGATAGAACAGCGTCCGACGCTCGGCGCGGGCCACACGGCAAGCGCGCAGCATATCGAGGCTGCGCTGATACTGGTCGAGCGCAGCGTGATCCTGTGGCTCGCCATGTTCATCGCACTCGCGCTGCTGAGCGTGCCGTTTCAGAGCTAG
- the cobD gene encoding threonine-phosphate decarboxylase CobD, protein MTRTIQHGGNLHEAARRYEIPYDAWLDLSTGINPHGYPVPPVPADAWRRLPDSGDGFAERAARYYGAPDASHVLPVAGSQAAIRALPHLLRHGTVGIAPLTYGEYAPAFARAGHRVTTLDVTRSTLPDDVTHAVVVNPNNPTAEHVRAATLLQWHETLSERGGTLIIDEAFADAMPSGSLAAQTYREGLVVLRSPGKFFGLAGVRAGFVLACPSLLESLDETLGAWTVSGPARHAVSAAFADTAWQHDMRAQLAEESARLVALLSAHGFIVRSTPLFAWIADTRAVQLHDALARQGIWTRFFADPASVRFGLPATENEWTRLETCLHHAMTAR, encoded by the coding sequence ATGACCCGAACCATTCAGCACGGCGGCAATCTTCATGAAGCGGCGCGCCGCTATGAGATCCCTTACGACGCGTGGCTCGATCTGTCGACGGGTATCAATCCGCACGGCTACCCGGTGCCGCCCGTTCCCGCCGATGCATGGCGGCGCCTGCCCGACAGCGGCGACGGCTTCGCCGAACGCGCGGCACGTTACTACGGCGCGCCGGACGCATCGCATGTGTTGCCTGTCGCGGGAAGCCAGGCGGCGATCCGCGCGCTACCTCACCTGCTTCGACACGGCACGGTCGGCATCGCACCGCTGACGTATGGCGAATACGCGCCTGCGTTTGCGCGCGCGGGACATCGCGTGACGACGCTCGACGTCACACGTTCTACCTTGCCCGATGACGTCACGCATGCCGTCGTTGTCAATCCGAACAATCCGACGGCCGAACACGTGCGCGCCGCGACGCTGCTGCAATGGCATGAAACGCTGAGCGAACGCGGCGGCACGCTGATCATCGACGAAGCGTTCGCCGATGCGATGCCGTCCGGGTCGCTTGCTGCGCAAACGTATCGCGAAGGACTCGTCGTGTTGCGCTCGCCTGGCAAGTTTTTTGGTCTCGCGGGCGTACGCGCGGGGTTCGTGCTGGCGTGCCCTTCACTGCTCGAATCGCTCGATGAAACGTTGGGTGCATGGACCGTCAGCGGCCCGGCACGTCATGCCGTCAGCGCCGCATTCGCCGATACGGCATGGCAGCACGACATGCGCGCGCAGCTTGCAGAGGAAAGCGCCCGTCTCGTCGCGCTGCTGTCGGCGCACGGCTTCATCGTGCGTTCGACGCCGCTCTTCGCATGGATCGCCGACACGCGCGCCGTGCAACTGCATGATGCGCTGGCCAGGCAAGGCATCTGGACACGCTTCTTCGCCGATCCAGCGAGCGTGCGGTTCGGCCTGCCTGCAACGGAAAACGAGTGGACTCGCCTTGAAACCTGCCTGCATCACGCGATGACGGCGCGATAA
- a CDS encoding ParA family protein, which yields MTVIVVANPKGGVGKSTLSTNLAGYFAAEGQWVALADLDRQQSAHAWLDLRPETLPAIETWEVDPDAPAKPPKGLEQAVIDTPAGLHGNRLNLALSLADKVIVPLQPSIFDILATKEFLERLAKEKAVRKGAIEIGVVGMRVDARTKSADQLHRFVEGLDLPVLGYLRDTQNYVQLAAHGLTLWDVAKSRVEKDLEQWASITSWVDGKAAHGKGGGKKD from the coding sequence ATGACGGTGATCGTGGTGGCGAATCCAAAAGGCGGCGTGGGCAAGAGCACGCTGTCGACCAATCTGGCTGGCTATTTCGCGGCCGAAGGCCAATGGGTCGCGCTCGCCGACCTCGACCGGCAGCAGTCCGCGCACGCATGGCTGGATTTGCGTCCGGAAACCCTGCCGGCCATCGAAACCTGGGAGGTCGACCCCGATGCCCCGGCAAAGCCGCCCAAAGGCCTCGAGCAGGCCGTGATCGACACGCCCGCCGGACTGCACGGCAACCGGCTGAACCTCGCGTTGTCGCTGGCGGACAAGGTGATCGTGCCGCTGCAACCGTCCATCTTCGATATTCTCGCGACCAAGGAATTTCTCGAACGCCTCGCCAAAGAGAAAGCCGTGCGCAAGGGCGCAATCGAAATCGGCGTGGTCGGCATGCGGGTGGATGCGCGCACCAAGTCGGCGGACCAGCTGCATCGCTTCGTCGAAGGGCTCGATCTGCCCGTGCTCGGCTATCTGCGCGACACGCAGAACTACGTGCAGCTCGCGGCGCACGGCCTGACGCTGTGGGACGTCGCGAAGAGCCGTGTCGAAAAGGATCTGGAGCAGTGGGCGTCGATCACGTCGTGGGTCGACGGGAAGGCCGCGCACGGGAAGGGCGGCGGCAAAAAAGACTAA